A segment of the Gemmatimonadota bacterium genome:
TGATCTGCTCGAGGGTCGGGCTCCGGCAACACGCGGTGGGGAGCTGGCCGCGCTCTACATCGCCACCCAGTTCGCGCGGGCCGGGCTCGAGCCGGTAAAGGGAAGCTATTTCCAGGAGGTACCCGTCGTCGGGATCACCGCGGACAAGGGTAACCTCTCGCTCGAGTTCGAGGCCCGGGGCAGGAGCATGCCCGCACGCTACCCCGCGGACGCCGTCATCTGGACGGCCGCGGAAGAGCCAGCCGCTGACGTCGCCGGCGAGCTGGTCTTCGTCGGCTACGGCGCCAGGGCGCCCGAATACCGCTGGGACGACTTCAAAGGCCGGGACCTGGGAGGCAAGATCCTGCTCGTCCTGGTCAATGACCCGCCTGCGCCACCCGAGGAGCCGGCACTCTTCGGCGGCCGCGCCATGACCTACTACGGACGCTGGACGTACAAGTTCGAGGAGGCAGAGCGCCAGGGCGCGGCGGGCGCCCTCCTCCTGCACACGCGGGATGGCGCCGGCTACCCCTGGAGTGTGGTCGAAAGCTCATGGGGCGGGGAGCAGTTCGCATTGCCCCGCGAGCCGGGCGCGCCCCCGGCACTCGCGCTCGAGGGCTGGATCCAACGCGAATTCGCGCGCCGGTTGCTGGTCGAAGCCGGCCACAGCCTCGAGGAGCTGTACGTGCTGGCGGCCCGGCGTGATTTCCGCCCCATCGCGACCGGCATTACTGTCCATGCCCGGATCCCAAGCCGCATCCGGCACCTGCAGACGGCCAATGTAGCCGGCTTGCTACCGGGACAGGACCCCGAGCGGCGCGACGAAATCGTCGTCTACACGGCCCATTACGACCACCTCGGCATCGGCACAGCCGTGAGCGGCGATTCCATCTACAACGGCGCATATGACAACGCCAGCGGCGTGGGGCTTCTGCTCGAGGTCGCGGACGCCTTCGCCCACCTCAGCCCCCGGCCCGATCGCTCGGTTCTCTTCCTGGCCACCGCCGCCGAAGAGGCAGGGCTGCTGGGCGCAGCCTATTACGTCCAGCAGCCTCTGTTCCCCATCCCCCGCACCATGGCCAACATCAACATCGATGGCGCGAACCTCTGGGGTGAGACACGCGATGTGGTCGCGCTGGGCGCGGAACGCTCCACCCTGGGCCGCATCGCCGAGACCCGCGCGCGCCAGCTCGGCCTCCGCCTCACACCCGACCGCGCGCCGGAAAAGGGGTTCTTTTTCCGCTCCGACCACTTCCCCTTCGCCCGCGCCGGCGTGCCGGCTCTCTACCTCGAGCACGGCCTCGAATTCAA
Coding sequences within it:
- a CDS encoding M28 family peptidase, with translation MRTATLALLAGLATTAFQLRDTLQAALSSITADELRAHVQFLSHDLLEGRAPATRGGELAALYIATQFARAGLEPVKGSYFQEVPVVGITADKGNLSLEFEARGRSMPARYPADAVIWTAAEEPAADVAGELVFVGYGARAPEYRWDDFKGRDLGGKILLVLVNDPPAPPEEPALFGGRAMTYYGRWTYKFEEAERQGAAGALLLHTRDGAGYPWSVVESSWGGEQFALPREPGAPPALALEGWIQREFARRLLVEAGHSLEELYVLAARRDFRPIATGITVHARIPSRIRHLQTANVAGLLPGQDPERRDEIVVYTAHYDHLGIGTAVSGDSIYNGAYDNASGVGLLLEVADAFAHLSPRPDRSVLFLATAAEEAGLLGAAYYVQQPLFPIPRTMANINIDGANLWGETRDVVALGAERSTLGRIAETRARQLGLRLTPDRAPEKGFFFRSDHFPFARAGVPALYLEHGLEFKGRPAGWGLQLMERYDAERYHQPSDEFDAGADLGGAIQQARLAFLVGYDVAQARNGPEWYDGSEFKAVRDRSLRRRAR